Proteins from a single region of Styela clava chromosome 1, kaStyClav1.hap1.2, whole genome shotgun sequence:
- the LOC120348622 gene encoding smad nuclear interacting protein 1-like encodes MKVKHKKRSHKESSPEFSDESPRKHHKKHKETHRKEHSQHRDDYSKKHKRSRQKDGNISDESPTRKNSHARKRDERDRRRSRERSSSPVRIKKEEDFDKRQEELRRKRRRENATREERRPHHDKEIQIKREPAEEDNRHRQRNERRQRGDIEQERRQNDARRAEAWQKRESQGGQNAEALVAEGEDEPKEKEKPNLGLSGALTEDTNTFRGVVIKYNEPPEARVPKKKWRLYPFKGDEALKVLHLHRQSAYLLGKMRRIVDIPIDHPSCSKQHAVFQFRMVERVKDDGTTGRTIKPYIIDLDSSNGTFVNNQKIQPRRYVELKEKDVVKFAYSSREYVLIHDKSDTTEVNGSSSEEEEED; translated from the exons atgaaagtaAAACACAAGAAGCGTTCTCATAAGGAATCCTCTCCAGAATTTTCAGATGAAAGTCCTCGGAAACATCACAAAAAACATAAAGAAACACACAGGAAAGAACATTCCCAACATCGTGATGACTACTCGAAAAAGCATAAAAGATCGAGACAAAAAGATGGAAATATAAGTGATGAGTCACCAACGCGTAAAAATTCTCATGCAAGAAAAAGGGATGAAAGAGATAGAAGAAGAAGTAGAGAACGTTCCTCATCACCAGTTAGAATCAAGAAAGAAGAAGATTTTGATAAAAGACAGGAAGAACTAAGAAGAAAGCGACGAAGAG aaaatgcAACGAGAGAGGAACGCCGTCCTCATCATGAtaaagaaatacaaataaagAGAGAACCAGCTGAGGAAGATAATAGGCACCGACAACGAA atGAACGAAGGCAAAGAGGTGATATTGAACAAGAAAGAAGACAAAATGATGCCAGAAGAGCAGAAGCCTGGCAAAAGAGAGAAAGTCAGGGAGGTCAGAATGCGGAAGCTCTAGTTGCTGAAG gCGAAGATGAaccaaaagaaaaagaaaaaccaAATCTAGGACTATCTGGTGCGCTGACGGAAGATACCAACACATTTCGAGGAGTTGTTATTAAATATAATGAACCTCCAGAAGCTAGAGTCCCAAAGAAAAAATGGCGATTATATCCTTTTAAAGGAGATGAAGCTTTGAAG GTTCTTCATTTGCATAGACAAAGTGCTTATCTCCTTGGGAAAATGCGTCGAATTGTTGATATTCCGATAGATCATCCATCATGTTCGAAACAGCATGCAGTGTTTCAATTCAG AATggttgaaagagtgaaagatgATGGTACAACTGGAAGAACCATAAAACCTTATATTATCGATCTTGATTCCTCAAACGGAACTTTTGTAAATAATCAAAAGATTCAACCTCGAAG ATATGTGGAATTGAAAGAAAAAGATGTTGTAAAGTTTGCATATAGTTCAAGAGAATACGTTTTAATCCATGACAAATCTGATACGACAGAG gtCAACGGATCATCTagtgaagaagaagaagaagactga
- the LOC144425640 gene encoding kelch-like protein 24 — protein sequence MESHVILEDKSLFSDVFKELDEFRKTQHDCDLLIKVGCKEFSVHRNILSASSGYFKDMLKDNTIANESGYIELKVDKVDVDSIKHCIDFIYGGNIIVSNEDRENLIHVAHQLQLQKLCNLIADTYLNKLQMSTFFFIKNLAKTYNCKTVEEKCDEFALENFTAISKIEEFNHLDSSYIAFLIGSAENKSLAQRKVKALISWTQFDLKERSKYFYSILESIDLSRLPLSYRKYLLKSIDLVSASIDCVRLLCESFLGNIEIAHESDDFEDNQDFSIALFDDNSRYIQIFNPRTGKCTQMHQLHNDMVSNSFTAVTMHDVIYVFTEKKFVYSLKYIDALASWRRLPDMFDSHGCWPPAVIVKNNIFVAGVSYPCRGSRSVEIYNPLKNIWTKSVNRKMPCINSSPVYSKGYLYCVGGNMDNQWRFKNVERLDISSMTWSNIPPMQEARSSPAVVIFQNNLYVLGGNEGSQRLVDVEYYNPDSNIWTELTSMLNPRWRFNAFSINENIYAVGDCEQNPSTLEKFNVTEGQWERVQLPYYFTNMRVIWSIRINSCELFTVQNCIIQD from the coding sequence ATGGAAAGTCATGTTATTCTTGAAGATAAAAGTCTTTTCAGTGATGTTTTCAAGGAATTGGATGAATTCAGGAAAACACAACATGACTGTGACTTGCTTATTAAAGTCGGCTGTAAAGAATTTTCTGTCCATCGCAACATTTTATCGGCTAGTTCGGGTTACTTCAAAGATATGTTGAAGGATAATACGATTGCAAATGAGTCTGGATATATTGAATTGAAGGTTGATAAAGTTGATGTTGATAGCATCAAGCATTGTATTGACTTTATTTACGGAGGAAATATCATTGTTTCAAATGAGGATCGCGAAAATTTGATTCATGTTGCACACCAGCTTCAACTACAGAAGCTGTGTAATCTTATTGCAGATACATATCTTAACAAACTTCAAATGTCAACTTTCTTTTTTATCAAGAATTTGGCTAAAACCTATAATTGTAAAACTGTAGAGGAGAAATGCGATGAATTTGCTTTGGAAAATTTTACAGCAATCTCCAAAATAGAGGAGTTCAACCATCTTGATAGTTCTTATATTGCGTTTTTGATTGGTTCAGCTGAGAACAAGTCATTAGCTCAGCGAAAGGTGAAGGCGTTGATATCCTGGACTCAATTCGATTTGAAAGAaagatcaaaatatttttattccatacTTGAAAGCATCGACTTATCTCGGCTTCCTCTTAGCTATCGAAAATATCTTCTTAAAAGCATAGATCTAGTGTCTGCATCTATTGACTGTGTCAGGTTACTTTGCGAGTCCTTTTTGGGCAATATTGAGATAGCTCATGAAAGCGATGATTTTGAGGACAATCAAGATTTTTCAATTGCACTCTTTGATGACAATTCCAGATATATACAAATCTTTAATCCTCGTACTGGTAAATGTACTCAAATGCATCAACTTCATAATGATATggtttcaaattcatttaccgCAGTAACAATGCATGACGTTATTTATGTCTTCACTGAAAAGAAATTCGTTTATAGTCTTAAATACATTGATGCTTTGGCCTCTTGGAGAAGGTTACCTGACATGTTCGATAGTCATGGTTGCTGGCCACCCGCAGTAATTGTAAAGAATAATATATTTGTAGCTGGAGTGTCTTACCCGTGTCGTGGATCAAGATCAGTTGAAATATATAAccctttaaaaaatatttggaccAAATCAGTCAACAGGAAGATGCCATGTATAAATTCATCCCCTGTTTATTCGAAAGGATATTTGTATTGTGTGGGTGGAAATATGGATAACCAATGGAGATTCAAAAATGTTGAAAGATTGGATATTTCTTCCATGACCTGGTCTAATATTCCTCCTATGCAAGAAGCTAGAAGTTCTCCTGCAGTCGTGATTTTCCAAAATAACTTGTATGTGTTGGGTGGAAATGAAGGATCACAGCGATTAGTAGATGTTGAGTATTACAATCCAGACAGTAATATCTGGACGGAACTGACTTCAATGCTCAATCCACGTTGGAGATTTAATGCTTTTAgtataaatgaaaacatttaTGCGGTTGGTGATTGTGAACAGAATCCAAGCACTCTGGAAAAATTCAATGTTACTGAAGGCCAATGGGAACGTGTTCAGCTACCTTACTACTTCACAAATATGAGAGTTATATGGTCAATCAGAATAAACTCTTGTGAACTTTTCACTGTTCAAAATTGCATAATCCAGGATTAa